The Ranitomeya variabilis isolate aRanVar5 chromosome 7, aRanVar5.hap1, whole genome shotgun sequence DNA window TTCTTGATGTTGATTTGATATCAAATATACAATACAGTTCAATGACACACAAACAGTTGTAATACTTTAGTTGACATAGCTTTATAAAATAAACAACTCTAGAATTTTACAATAAGTATCTATAAAAATGGAAATGTGTAAAAATTTTGAAATAAGCTTAATTCAAATTTCAaattcataaaaaaataaaaaacattttattagAAAACCcgttttccagcagacagtgttttAGAAGTCAAACAGTCCAACAGTAGTTTCATCTGACTTTATTTGTCGTTCTGTTAGTCCTTGCACTAGAATCTGTAGTTGAAGCTTTAACCCTACTCCTCAGTTGGTGGATAGTGCTATAGATGGGACCCTCAGAGACTCCGCTACGAATTCTTTTAACAATTGTCTCCTGGTAGTTCGTTTGagtattattttttgaaatgtttggCTTTCTTTTTGCAGGCTTTTCAGAAACAAATTGTGATTTTGCAGGTGCTTTCCCATTTCTACTAAAAAACAGACTTCTTTGGCCTCTAACTTTCTTACTGGGTTGAAAAGTCTGACCTATTCCCCTGGTTGATTTTGCAACTTCAGAAGATGATTTTCTACTTGGCTGCTTATTGCGTGTTGCTTTTCCTTGGGTTAGATTCTTAACCATTCTCTGGGGATTATCCTTGGATTTTGTAACAATTCTAGATTCCATTCTTGCCCTGGTTATCCTTGTTGAGGGTTTAGAAGAATCTCTTCGTATAATTTTCTTTGGTTTTAATGCTTTCGTAATAGATTTTGTAATCATGGAACTTTGCTGGATGTCCTCCATGGTTCGGGAAAAACTGCTTTTAAAGGGTAAAAGTGAAAAATTTGCATATGGTTTATCGGGGTGCAAAGTTTTCACTGTGCCATTACATTCTGGGCTCACCGATAACTCAGATCCTTTAACGCTTGTATTTAGATCTTTTCCTGTACTAGATTCAAAATGTAGAGAGCCAGCAGAACAACTGCTTAAAGACTTCTTAGAATTTGTGGACTCCTTCTGCTCAAAATCTAGGTTATCAACATTCACATCACTACTTAGTGTACGGAACAGCTTTCGTACACAAGGTGCCTTAATGCCTCGCATTGAGTTTCGTGGAGGTGTTTTAAGTATGCGGTTAGTTAGAGGGTCATAATATTTTGGAGTGGATTGCTTGTATTTATAAAAGACCGAGTCCCTACTATCAGTAGAGTATTGATTACGACCTCTACTACAAATGGAAGCGGCTTTACTAGTATTTGCTTTTAAATCTGGGTGAGAAAGAACATACACCATAGTTTTCGGTTGTAAAGGAGTTAATATTTTGGTATACGATTCTGGAAGTTTTAACGCACACATCCGAGTTTTCATATCTGGTGTCTTTTCATCCACAAAATCAAAAACTGGTGGTTGTTCATTTTTCATTATTTTCTTTTTTACCACAGGAAAATTGACCAAACTTGTTTGAGTACCATGGCTGACTTTAACCACCTGGCATCTTGAAGCTTGTCTCCACGTTCTTCTACAGGGTTTAGGAAGTGTGGATTGAAATACTTTTTCAGATTTAATACTAGCAGTATCAGAATGGTGATCTAACAGCGGTAGCATATTAAAGGTTTCGGTTTCTTTTTGGTCTTCAGTATTTGCTTCACAATTCTCTTTTGTTATTTTCATTTTATGATGTTTCTTGCTGCTACAATTTATTAAAGATCCATCCTCAAAATAGCAGTGGAACTTACCTTTTCTAAACTGCTTAACGAGAGCTTCTACTTTTAAGTCGTCTTCATACATTACTTGTGACCAGGTTTTAC harbors:
- the ZDBF2 gene encoding DBF4-type zinc finger-containing protein 2 isoform X2 — encoded protein: MYDRRRRSEEETSAPLQDVDGKGEADYIKVESSSSENVQIAEQPGNGIPPGHYRQGYCSCCQVHYINLEKHLASDNHKQLSTCNRNRLGTSMLMERFLQDVHQYHPQNYHDIRPTYDDIPEANMLSSTNGNQLCNLALQTQRHEPPPPSMLLSRCLDINNVSAETSKCNYNKMTFTQTCDTNPAQGHNSKSGGAHSSVQTGCQESESKAENIMTFSSPIKTLPLNSSCQQLGKNNNFETPHFVLSVESNENLETNFGRGKRHLGLNATTCSSSGLQNIQLGPQGSSYNVTSGTVSGIKKVLQSQERKHHILRDCLEDKKQRDATGGHDGFKMLKDAEIKLLISNKTTVDDIIEEVIWKYCPESSALILQEKDKESVFSLNVKSITGYTKASSLSFDWKVPLQFEDDHSKRMHLDFLESSVNVDEDYESKLKCVLRTSPFKEINIKPDPEEQILTALPHVPPSFVGKTWSQVMYEDDLKVEALVKQFRKGKFHCYFEDGSLINCSSKKHHKMKITKENCEANTEDQKETETFNMLPLLDHHSDTASIKSEKVFQSTLPKPCRRTWRQASRCQVVKVSHGTQTSLVNFPVVKKKIMKNEQPPVFDFVDEKTPDMKTRMCALKLPESYTKILTPLQPKTMVYVLSHPDLKANTSKAASICSRGRNQYSTDSRDSVFYKYKQSTPKYYDPLTNRILKTPPRNSMRGIKAPCVRKLFRTLSSDVNVDNLDFEQKESTNSKKSLSSCSAGSLHFESSTGKDLNTSVKGSELSVSPECNGTVKTLHPDKPYANFSLLPFKSSFSRTMEDIQQSSMITKSITKALKPKKIIRRDSSKPSTRITRARMESRIVTKSKDNPQRMVKNLTQGKATRNKQPSRKSSSEVAKSTRGIGQTFQPSKKVRGQRSLFFSRNGKAPAKSQFVSEKPAKRKPNISKNNTQTNYQETIVKRIRSGVSEGPIYSTIHQLRSRVKASTTDSSARTNRTTNKVR
- the ZDBF2 gene encoding DBF4-type zinc finger-containing protein 2 isoform X1, coding for MVLSPAGSRNVRPRKEMESWESDRREAWTLGTAGTAQVSLLRMYDRRRRSEEETSAPLQDVDGKGEADYIKVESSSSENVQIAEQPGNGIPPGHYRQGYCSCCQVHYINLEKHLASDNHKQLSTCNRNRLGTSMLMERFLQDVHQYHPQNYHDIRPTYDDIPEANMLSSTNGNQLCNLALQTQRHEPPPPSMLLSRCLDINNVSAETSKCNYNKMTFTQTCDTNPAQGHNSKSGGAHSSVQTGCQESESKAENIMTFSSPIKTLPLNSSCQQLGKNNNFETPHFVLSVESNENLETNFGRGKRHLGLNATTCSSSGLQNIQLGPQGSSYNVTSGTVSGIKKVLQSQERKHHILRDCLEDKKQRDATGGHDGFKMLKDAEIKLLISNKTTVDDIIEEVIWKYCPESSALILQEKDKESVFSLNVKSITGYTKASSLSFDWKVPLQFEDDHSKRMHLDFLESSVNVDEDYESKLKCVLRTSPFKEINIKPDPEEQILTALPHVPPSFVGKTWSQVMYEDDLKVEALVKQFRKGKFHCYFEDGSLINCSSKKHHKMKITKENCEANTEDQKETETFNMLPLLDHHSDTASIKSEKVFQSTLPKPCRRTWRQASRCQVVKVSHGTQTSLVNFPVVKKKIMKNEQPPVFDFVDEKTPDMKTRMCALKLPESYTKILTPLQPKTMVYVLSHPDLKANTSKAASICSRGRNQYSTDSRDSVFYKYKQSTPKYYDPLTNRILKTPPRNSMRGIKAPCVRKLFRTLSSDVNVDNLDFEQKESTNSKKSLSSCSAGSLHFESSTGKDLNTSVKGSELSVSPECNGTVKTLHPDKPYANFSLLPFKSSFSRTMEDIQQSSMITKSITKALKPKKIIRRDSSKPSTRITRARMESRIVTKSKDNPQRMVKNLTQGKATRNKQPSRKSSSEVAKSTRGIGQTFQPSKKVRGQRSLFFSRNGKAPAKSQFVSEKPAKRKPNISKNNTQTNYQETIVKRIRSGVSEGPIYSTIHQLRSRVKASTTDSSARTNRTTNKVR